In one Sporomusa sphaeroides DSM 2875 genomic region, the following are encoded:
- a CDS encoding HAL/PAL/TAL family ammonia-lyase — MNKVFLSGAELTTAQVLQIARCGAPVEITPTARQRLADARQLVFDLVDADYPIYGFNVGVGQNKDKKVFKQFFGEYNCNLIRSHCIGVPPYASDEDVRATMVARLNTMLTGCCGVSPEIPEMYMAMLNHGIHPLIPEKGSVGQADIGLISHIGLAIIGEGNVRMNGREMPATEAFAKVGLKPLTLGPKDGLAIVSSNALSAGACALLLEDIEELLDLSELIYAMSLEGLNGNTAPLDDRNHALRRFTGQRESARRISRYLQGSYIYEVDPKKAVHDPLSYRSTPQITGAAREMLAYTKERLEIQLNTTDDNPCLLLEDRQISPSANFDPLNWVLGVESLAIALSHVSKTACMRLIKLVTPNYTNLPRFLAPEVDVLCFATLQKTFTSLDAEIRHLCNPCSMDTFSLAGDMEDTSTNATYAVQNLRRIYRNLHIIFAIELIHATQAMEYRKKLSFGQYTGKAFQIVRKVLPFYKTDRNITQDIQTVCELLQSGELTALIRE, encoded by the coding sequence TCGACCTGGTGGACGCCGATTATCCTATCTACGGGTTTAATGTGGGAGTGGGTCAAAACAAGGATAAAAAGGTGTTCAAGCAATTTTTCGGGGAGTATAACTGCAACCTGATCCGATCTCATTGCATAGGTGTTCCGCCTTATGCCAGCGACGAGGACGTTCGGGCAACCATGGTGGCCCGGCTTAACACCATGCTTACCGGCTGCTGCGGCGTTTCCCCCGAAATTCCCGAAATGTATATGGCCATGCTCAATCACGGCATACATCCCCTGATTCCCGAAAAGGGGTCGGTAGGCCAGGCGGATATAGGCCTTATTTCCCATATAGGCCTTGCCATTATCGGCGAGGGGAACGTGCGGATGAACGGCAGGGAAATGCCCGCCACCGAGGCTTTTGCCAAGGTTGGTCTGAAGCCGCTGACCCTTGGTCCCAAGGACGGCCTTGCCATTGTCAGCTCCAATGCCCTGAGTGCCGGGGCTTGCGCCCTGCTGCTGGAGGATATTGAAGAACTGCTGGATTTGAGTGAGCTGATTTACGCTATGTCTCTGGAAGGCCTCAACGGCAATACCGCCCCCCTGGATGACCGCAACCACGCTCTGCGCCGCTTTACCGGACAGCGGGAAAGTGCCAGGCGTATCAGCCGCTATCTTCAGGGCAGCTATATCTATGAAGTGGACCCCAAAAAGGCAGTACATGACCCCCTTTCCTACCGCAGCACTCCCCAAATTACCGGGGCGGCCAGGGAAATGCTGGCCTATACTAAGGAGCGGCTGGAAATCCAGCTCAACACCACCGACGATAACCCCTGCCTGCTGCTGGAAGACCGGCAGATAAGTCCCTCCGCCAACTTTGACCCCCTCAACTGGGTGCTGGGGGTAGAGAGCTTGGCTATCGCTTTGTCCCATGTATCCAAAACCGCCTGTATGCGGCTTATTAAGCTGGTCACCCCCAACTACACCAATCTCCCCCGTTTTTTGGCCCCGGAGGTGGATGTTCTCTGCTTCGCCACTCTGCAAAAAACCTTTACCAGCCTGGATGCGGAAATCCGCCATCTGTGCAATCCCTGCTCAATGGACACCTTCAGTCTGGCGGGGGATATGGAGGACACTTCCACCAACGCCACCTATGCTGTGCAGAACTTACGGCGGATATACCGGAACCTGCACATCATTTTCGCCATTGAGCTGATACATGCGACACAGGCCATGGAATACCGGAAAAAGCTGTCTTTCGGCCAATATACCGGCAAGGCGTTCCAAATAGTCCGCAAGGTACTGCCCTTTTATAAAACCGACCGCAATATCACCCAGGACATTCAAACGGTATGCGAGTTGCTGCAAAGCGGCGAGTTGACCGCCCTGATCCGGGAGTGA
- a CDS encoding HAL/PAL/TAL family ammonia-lyase, with protein MTVITLGSPLNLEEFLQIARFGAKIEFSPEYCRRVTRARQLIEKAVDENRVMYGVTTGFGSLSTRVINAEQVEQLQRNIVLSHSTSVGAPYTVEEARATMLMVLQNLGRGHSGVRLELLELLREMLNRNVTPWMPREGSVGYLAPEAHLALVLMGEGQAYVESRLMSGKDALEQAGLAPLPLGAKEGLALVSGTTTVTALASLALYDMIQAAKSADIIGAVSLEVLRGVMRAFDPRVMSVRPHPEQDGTAENVRRILSDSAVLKHFEGTRLQDALSLRCIPQLHGASKKTFYDARRTLEIEMNSCCDNPIIWDDNGDADVISACNCDSAYVGIAMDSAAIASTMLAKMSERRNNRIIDESLSGYPAFLVDNPGLNSGLMLAQYSQAGLLGDMRILSTSAVIDNTPTCCNQEDYVAMGYNAAKKALQVVEKLEYILAIELLSGYQAQQFLDPTLARSKVTARILEDIGKSVPVMKEDLFLHPHIEFLRDMIHTGRLVELAEEIIGPMK; from the coding sequence ATGACTGTCATTACATTGGGCTCCCCGCTGAATCTGGAAGAATTTCTTCAAATCGCCCGCTTTGGGGCAAAGATTGAATTTTCTCCTGAATATTGCCGGCGGGTTACCAGGGCCCGCCAACTGATCGAAAAAGCTGTTGATGAAAACCGGGTGATGTATGGTGTTACCACTGGTTTTGGTTCCCTGAGCACCCGGGTAATCAACGCCGAGCAGGTAGAGCAGCTGCAGCGCAACATTGTGCTTTCCCATTCTACCTCGGTAGGAGCACCCTACACCGTGGAGGAAGCCCGGGCCACCATGCTGATGGTGTTGCAAAATCTGGGCAGGGGCCACAGCGGCGTACGACTGGAATTGCTGGAATTGCTGCGGGAAATGCTCAACCGCAACGTTACCCCCTGGATGCCCAGGGAGGGTTCGGTAGGGTATTTGGCCCCCGAAGCCCACCTGGCGCTGGTGCTCATGGGCGAAGGGCAGGCATATGTTGAGAGTCGATTGATGTCCGGGAAAGACGCCCTGGAACAGGCGGGGCTTGCTCCCCTGCCGCTGGGCGCTAAGGAGGGTCTGGCACTGGTGTCCGGCACCACCACGGTGACGGCACTGGCAAGTCTTGCGTTGTACGATATGATTCAGGCGGCCAAAAGTGCCGACATCATTGGGGCGGTTTCCCTGGAGGTGCTCAGGGGTGTTATGCGGGCGTTTGATCCGCGGGTTATGTCGGTGCGCCCCCACCCGGAGCAGGACGGTACTGCCGAAAATGTGAGGCGTATTCTCTCCGACTCTGCTGTTCTCAAACACTTTGAGGGTACAAGATTGCAGGACGCTCTGTCCTTGCGATGTATTCCCCAGCTTCACGGCGCCTCTAAAAAGACCTTTTATGACGCAAGGCGAACGCTGGAAATTGAGATGAACTCTTGCTGCGACAACCCCATCATCTGGGATGACAACGGCGATGCCGACGTGATTTCCGCCTGCAACTGCGACTCGGCTTATGTAGGCATTGCCATGGACAGCGCCGCCATCGCCTCCACTATGCTGGCCAAAATGTCGGAGCGGCGCAACAACCGCATCATTGATGAGAGCCTGTCAGGCTATCCGGCATTTCTGGTGGATAATCCGGGGCTGAATTCCGGCCTGATGCTTGCCCAGTACAGCCAGGCGGGACTGTTGGGCGACATGCGTATTCTCTCCACCTCCGCTGTCATCGACAACACCCCCACCTGCTGTAACCAGGAGGATTATGTGGCTATGGGGTACAATGCTGCGAAAAAGGCGCTGCAGGTAGTGGAAAAGTTGGAGTATATTCTGGCGATCGAATTGCTTTCAGGCTATCAGGCACAGCAATTTTTAGACCCAACTCTTGCCCGTAGCAAGGTAACAGCTCGCATTCTGGAGGACATCGGCAAATCGGTACCTGTGATGAAGGAGGATCTTTTTCTACACCCTCACATCGAGTTTCTGCGGGATATGATTCATACCGGAAGGCTGGTTGAACTGGCCGAGGAAATCATCGGCCCTATGAAATAG
- a CDS encoding BCCT family transporter, with translation MSTQTHTPVEKNSGKGLLDGVRKDVFIPGVILFGIAAIIGIVNNKALTESSQAFFVWSLENFGWLYQYVLMSSTILVAIITFSKLGNIKLGGADAQPKYPFWTWFAMTLTGGVATGIVTWGVNEPLIYYGNVWGELDALGIKPFTAEAARFAMGRSFYNWTFMPYSIYALCGVLVAYLYFNKKQKLNVTATLQPVFGKRITQGALAASVDCLSMLALGVGICGGLAMCITLVVTGLRTYGIQESLSLFVMIGVALIFVFTFSSYVGMDRGLKVLGNLNAWFYYGILALLLFTGPLLFILRNSTAGLAEWLHYFWLWGLDPIDIGGAALTRSWTLFDWACWIAYAPVTGIFLAMMARGRTIREFLVVNWILPSVFGLVWFSIWGNNALYMQMSGTADLVGAINQGGAVMALWEFLKHLPFGLGIIVIPVNIFIIIISFVTAADATLTNVGSMCMKDVPIGTEPPGFIKIIWGIIIGVVAVVMSAFGGGAQGVDGVKALATAGGFLVLFVFLFQIIAAVKVFFGQKTASDVLDATEEE, from the coding sequence ATGAGTACACAAACCCATACTCCGGTAGAAAAGAACTCCGGCAAGGGGCTTTTGGACGGTGTCCGCAAAGACGTTTTTATTCCAGGCGTCATTCTCTTCGGCATTGCGGCAATCATCGGAATTGTAAACAACAAGGCGCTGACCGAAAGCTCCCAGGCGTTCTTTGTTTGGTCTTTGGAGAACTTTGGCTGGTTATACCAGTATGTGTTAATGAGCAGCACCATTCTGGTGGCCATTATCACGTTTTCCAAGCTGGGCAACATCAAACTGGGCGGCGCAGACGCCCAGCCCAAATACCCCTTCTGGACCTGGTTTGCCATGACCCTCACCGGCGGCGTGGCCACAGGCATTGTCACCTGGGGCGTCAATGAGCCACTGATTTATTACGGCAATGTCTGGGGCGAACTGGATGCTTTAGGCATCAAGCCCTTTACCGCCGAAGCGGCACGATTTGCCATGGGACGCAGCTTTTATAACTGGACCTTTATGCCTTATTCAATTTATGCCCTGTGCGGCGTACTGGTGGCCTACCTATATTTTAATAAAAAGCAAAAGCTCAATGTTACCGCCACTCTCCAGCCTGTTTTCGGCAAGCGGATTACCCAAGGCGCTCTGGCTGCCTCTGTGGACTGCCTGTCCATGCTGGCTCTGGGTGTGGGTATCTGCGGCGGCCTTGCCATGTGCATTACTCTGGTAGTTACCGGCCTGCGCACCTACGGCATACAGGAAAGCCTGTCGCTGTTTGTAATGATCGGTGTGGCGCTAATTTTCGTCTTCACATTCTCCTCCTATGTCGGCATGGACAGGGGGCTGAAGGTGTTGGGCAATCTCAACGCCTGGTTCTATTACGGCATTTTGGCTCTGCTGCTATTCACCGGCCCCCTGCTGTTCATTCTGCGCAACAGCACTGCCGGTCTGGCCGAATGGCTGCATTACTTTTGGCTGTGGGGACTTGATCCCATTGATATAGGCGGCGCGGCCCTCACCCGTTCCTGGACCTTGTTTGACTGGGCCTGCTGGATCGCCTATGCACCGGTAACCGGCATCTTCCTGGCCATGATGGCCAGAGGACGCACCATTCGGGAATTTCTCGTTGTCAACTGGATTCTTCCTTCTGTATTCGGCTTGGTATGGTTCAGTATCTGGGGCAACAACGCACTCTACATGCAGATGTCCGGCACGGCTGACTTGGTGGGTGCTATCAACCAGGGCGGCGCAGTTATGGCTCTATGGGAGTTTCTCAAGCATCTTCCCTTCGGTCTTGGGATCATCGTTATTCCTGTGAATATCTTTATCATCATCATTTCCTTTGTTACGGCGGCTGATGCCACCCTGACAAATGTAGGCTCCATGTGCATGAAGGATGTTCCCATCGGTACCGAGCCTCCCGGCTTTATTAAGATTATTTGGGGCATTATCATCGGCGTCGTGGCTGTGGTTATGTCAGCCTTCGGCGGCGGCGCTCAGGGTGTTGACGGCGTTAAGGCGCTGGCAACGGCAGGCGGATTTTTGGTGCTCTTTGTATTCCTGTTCCAAATTATCGCGGCAGTCAAGGTGTTCTTTGGTCAAAAGACAGCCAGTGATGTGCTGGACGCGACAGAAGAAGAGTAA
- a CDS encoding (2Fe-2S)-binding protein, whose translation MLIDLTVNGKPHTLAVEPQERLLDLLRLKLKLTGAKEGCGEGECGACTVIMSGEAVNACMVLAYQARNAEILTIEGLASGGELDAVQQAFVQHGAVQCGYCTPGMVMSSKALLMRNTKPTEAEIKEALAGNLCRCTGYVNIIKAVKSAAEGMNGGQSR comes from the coding sequence ATGCTAATTGACCTTACGGTAAACGGAAAGCCGCACACGTTAGCGGTAGAACCGCAGGAAAGGCTGCTTGACCTGTTGCGGTTAAAGCTGAAACTGACTGGTGCCAAAGAAGGCTGCGGTGAAGGCGAATGCGGTGCCTGTACAGTTATTATGAGTGGCGAAGCTGTTAATGCCTGCATGGTGCTGGCTTATCAGGCCAGAAATGCCGAAATTCTGACAATTGAAGGCTTGGCGTCTGGCGGTGAACTTGATGCTGTGCAGCAGGCCTTTGTCCAGCATGGTGCCGTACAATGCGGCTATTGCACACCAGGTATGGTTATGAGCAGTAAGGCCTTATTGATGAGAAACACTAAGCCAACCGAAGCTGAAATAAAAGAGGCCCTTGCCGGGAACCTTTGCCGGTGCACCGGCTATGTAAATATTATCAAAGCAGTTAAGTCTGCTGCCGAGGGGATGAACGGAGGCCAAAGCAGATGA